TTCAAAAGTATAGTCAAGATAACAACGTCCTTCTTTCATATTTGCAACAAATTAAACATATAGAACGCGACTAATATACAATCACAGGAATAGACCAAAACCATTTCCTTCTCTTTTGACTGAAAGTAGATTAAACACATCCAATATTTTGGGAATGGATTTTCAACTGTACAAGGCGATACAAACTAGTTGGGATTAGGTTATAATCATGTTAGTACGATCATTTTAGGTCCTAAGTTTTCTACGAGTCTTTTAATCCTATCATAGATTTATATGGAAGTAGAAAGAATTTAAAACTTCTAGtactatttcttttttattttgttggaCTGAGATGAGCTTAAAATGGAGTAATATGGTCAGCTTGGATTCTAAACCCAACTTGCTTGGAATTGAGTCTTGCAATAGTTGTCATAATTTCAACCGTGCGAGTACGATTATACGGCTAATCACTACAAATAGAACTACTTTAAAACATATGATCCTGTTTGTGTTAGACTAACAACTCAGACATTCAAAAGTCAGCCAATAAAGttagtcatcaacaacaaagccagtGAAATCCCACATGTGGGGTCTAGGGAGCGTAGTGTGTACGTAGTCCTTATCCCTACATAGAGAAAACAGAGAGGATATTTCCGATATACAAATAAAGTTAGTCAAAGGACTCATTTCTACTTTTTGGAATCTTATATGTGCTAGATAATAACTATAAGGTGATATCATAGGACACAGCTAAATGCATCTAGAAGTGATTCTGTTGATACTCATACATTAGACAGCCTTATATCGgcggaaaatgaaaaaaatctcATGTTTGATACCCAAGGCATAAGTAATACTACATGACTATTAAAATTGCTATCAATGAAAATAAGAGATCTCTTACCAATATATAAAACAGTCAAGAAGTTGCACCAGCTTCCTATGATACCAGCAGCCCACAAGCTCACTACAACCTAGGACAAATCCGAAGACATTAGTTTTGAAGTCAGCAACAGTATTTTTACAGTATTAGAAATTTTCAGACATAAGATTCAGTGATTAATTAAATTGTTAGCATAAATTTTGTTTAGGTTTGCATGTTTGACACCATAGGGAGGGAGAAGATGTCAATATAGAAGAATCTGGTAACCGAACACAAGGAAAAAAGATAGGACATGACAAGAAAGAAAATGAAGACCGAAAAGATAGGGCGGGTTAGGTAATGGCCTTTTGGGAGGGGGAGATGTTGGGTTGAATGTCAAAAAGCTGCAACAAAATTTAGCGACCAGAGCAACTTCAACAATTTACATGCAGCAAGTTTAATAGACATTCCATATTAGTTAATCTGTTTTTCCTTTTCGGTTAATTCTCTTTCCCAAAGTTGCAATCAGAGCTTATGATTTTCTCATCACATATGGATCTTATTCAACAATGTCAGAAGAGGTCGTGAAAATAAGTTAGCAAAGACAGAAGCCTTGGCATCTCAAAATTGTGTTGAAAAGGGAAAAATTATTCAAATAAACCAATAATAGATAGAGCACCTTGCACTGCATTAAATAAACAACATATGTACAGTACAATTATTTTGGAAGGCGGTTGATCAGATGGACAAGGCGACATGAAAAGTGCTTGACTAGAAGCAAAACTAGCAGGGTAGGTGGAGGAATCATTACCTTTGTAAGAAACTTTTATCATCCTTGTTGAAAAAAGAAACATGTGCAAAGAAACTATGAAACAGAGTTTTGCTAATTGGTTCTGCTTTGAGGTTGTTTAGAGGGGTCAAAATGGATGTTATAAATATTATGCAGCATTTGGGAGTTGAGAAAAGTAAAAGGCCTTCTTGCCCGTAGGGTTTTGGTCTAGTGGTACAATCGTAGCGCGTGATATGTGGCTAGGCACATGTCACGGGTTCAAGTCCTATTATTCAAGTGGTGAAGGGTAGAGGGGCAATGCCCATTATCCAACGGGAATTTCTCAGTTATTAAAAAAAGAAGTAATAGTACTACTTCTGAAACTTTCATCAATATTTTTAACCTTCATAATTAATAATGAAATGCCAGTCTCACCTCCACTGACACAGGGAGCTCCACCACACCATAATATAACtataagaataaaaagggaagcccggtgtactaagctcccgctatgcgcagggtccggggaagggccggaccacaagggtctattgtacgcagccttaccatgcatttctgcaagaggctgtttccacggcttgaacccgtgacctcctggtcatatggcaccaactttaccagttacgtcaaGGCTCCCCTTAAGAGTCTTTACTCATAATTCTTACTTGTAAAAATTTTGCCTTCATTCTACAATATTTTCTAATTGTACCACAGACCTATGAAGCAAAACCTAACTCAGTCACCCTTCTAATGCCTTGTGGTCCATGATTTGATACAGTTAAATTAaacaaaatatttatacaaaaaaaaaaatcaacttaaAAGAGGCCTCATAATTCAAATCAAGCACTTGATACTTTGTTATGGAAATTCTTGAAATTGAAACAAGGAAGTATCATCTTATTATAAGCTTATCCGTTTCAAACTAATTGAGCATGGAGATTAATGACTAGTGATATCTAACATACCAGTAAGAATTGTTTCAAATCACCCCCACATGCAACATCTTGAAGGAAGACCAAACCATGGTTTATTTCAGTCCCTATTGCTGTGGCAATATTGATGAAGAGGTCATTAGGTAAGACGAGACGAGGAGCCTTAGATTGAGACCTGTTGCCATAGAAGTTAACTTCCATTAACTTGATTCAAGAATGTCATACCAAATGACAAATGAGAACAATGACGTTGCTTCAGAACGCAATGATAGGTTATATCACTACCTGTTTATTACCCCAGAAGCATTTTTCCAAAGAAACTGAGCAACCATACCAATGCTCAGAGCAAAGCATAAAAGTGAGAGAAAATTGTAGTTAAGCCACTCAAATAGCACCCAGATGGCTGTGGCGCTGACTAAAACACCGGCCGAGATTTTCTTGTTTCTCCACAACAGCACATCAGCAGCTACAAATTCATCGACGCGTATTGAGTATTGCTATAGCAGACAGCCAGTATGAGATAAAAAAGGCAAGAATGTATAAAAGTACCGTACATTTGCCTCCACCCAAACAATGGTGTATTGGTTTCTGACGTCCAAATAGCCTATTGAATTGAGTACTAACAGAGCTTGCCCCTTCCTCTTGAAAGAATGATGCAGATTTATGTTTCGGCCCACCATCAGAAAGAGATTCCACGATGTTGTTCAAAAGATTCTCAGCTGTTATTCCCTCCggcatttttccttttttggcaCACATAAGAAGCCAACTCGGTCATCAAAAGAATAACATAAGGCACAAAGTCATTATGGATAGCTGAAATATTTATGTCGACCAAATACTGGTAAAACATAAAAAACCAAAGAAAATAAGAGCTTTTCATAAGTAATATCTCACAGTAGGAGAATGTTGGACGAGGACACAAATCATAAATTAGCCTACCAATAAAAAGGGATCTCAGACGAAATAATGAAGCAGGGGGAAACtctaattaaattaaaatatataatcGATAACCTTGACTCCTGTCAACATGACTTCCAATATTAAAGAACAGCGCAACCTGGGAAGGTGACCAAGAAGTTTGCACATAACACAAACAAACAAACGCACAGAGAGCAAGAAGAGGCCTAAAAGTCACCAGAAAAACACAAGTCTTCCAATGATGCAACGAGTCACacaagattaatcacaaagcatgaCACAAGTAAATATATTGATTGTACAAAATCACACAACTAATCACATTCCTAAAGCATTCAACAATCACTATTTATTGCTAAGCTTAAATAGCAGGAATTCTTATTTTCTATGGTAAATTTTATACCTCCATCTCAAGTAAGAACGGGGAAATTCTGAAATGCTACTAATATAGATAACAATAGAACCAAAGACCCCATATGTACACTTATAAGTTTTCAACAGATACCAAGATAAGAATACAAGAAAAGCTAGGAATTAGTCACAAACCAATTTGATAAGGAGTTAATTACAAACCATAAGGAACAAGCGATTCTTATTTCAGAAACAAACTTTGATCAAAGAACCAAAATCCATAAGacccaaaaaatgtaaaaatagtGTAAAGAGGAAAATATTGCTGACCAAGTTTATGcattaccaacaacaacaacaacaatcccggtgtaatcccacaagtgggactaggagggtagtgtgtacgcagaactTACCACTACTTTGTGAAGGTAAAGAGGTTGTTTCAAGGAGACCCTCGATTCAGAAAGTTTATGCATTACCAACAAGCTCAAATCTTCCTAGGAGAGAACCCGATAATTGTACACAAAACATGAACTTGAACTAGAagattttttagcaaaagggttCATCATTTAAGTTCAAATAATACTTCTGAAGAGTATACAAATACAAAATAATCAAAGAATCATTAAATTAACCCTTAATCCAAATTTAGTTATAGTCAACAGGGGTGGAGCTAGAGTGTCCCGAGCAAGTTCGGTAGAATCCTGAAAACTTGAAATACTCTCTCCGCCTCTGATAGTCGAGTATATGGATCTACAAAATAGTTGTATCCAGCTCTTTATAGTTCAACTACTATTAAATATGGAATAATAATATTCTTTAAAACTTAACTTCTCTTACATAATTCTCTAACAAGTCCTTGTTTTCTATATAAAGTTTCTTCCTTTCgagttttaaacataattaataataattatctacaggaaaattaaagatattttcaaataaatttgatgatatcatgataccctttcttttctttgtatctCTACGCACAAAAGTGTTACAGTACTAACTAATCATAGCAATGAAActccaaaataaaaacaaagggaAATGAAGAGTAAGAGAATTGAGGTGATAGAAGGGACTAACCAGATTGAAGAATGAACCCAACAACTCAAAACTAGAGAAACTCAACAGAAAAAGACTTATTTGCTTTTGATCAAGAAGATAATTCTGTTTTTTGGTTTGCCCCACCCCACCATGTGTTTTATTCTATCCTGTCAGTCCCAATTTAAATGAAAATTTTCATTTTAGTctgacccaaaaaaaaaatcttcatatATATtcgaaaaaattaattttaaaattgaagGTAGCTTTGGAGTAACCGTAAAGTTATTTTTGTGTGACCTACAAGTTATGAATTCGAGCCGTAGAAGCAACTATTAATGTTTACATTAGGTTAGACTATCCATATTACACTACTTGAAGTGCGGCTTTCCCCCAAATTCGTGAACGCAGAATACCTTGTGCATTGCGCTGCCacttcttttcttaataaaataattttgttgcagtagtactccctccggtccacaataagtgacatttacttttttattttggtccaaaataaatgttcatttatataatcaagaaaatattcaatttgtttttccaaaattatCCTTATGTACGTATTCCTAAAAAATCTTTTATTCATCACATTAAATTATGCTgcaacatttaattaaggatagtttagtcacactaactatttttatCTAATTTAGTATTTCTTTAATGGGCGTGCCCAAaataaattggtcacttattatgGATCGAGGGAAgtaatatttaaatattattttcggctttaaatttaaaaaaatatatatattttatattaaacATTAAATATTATCACATAAATCAGGACGAAAAAAAAAATATGAGGCAGTTAGAAGTGGGGagggttttttttttggttgggagGGGAAGGGGGGGTTTGATTGTTTGTTGGGGATTGGAGAATATTAACCTCTAATTCGGCTCTGCTCCAGCGAGCTTTGCTCAAGTAAATCTCAATGGTTGTTTTGATTAGGGACACGTGTCCTTCTTAATTCCAAAGGTTAATATTGTTTATAGTTAATCTATATTAATGGCAATAActgaaaagatattttttttttaaatctactTCTAGTCATTAAGTCTTTTGAATGTCTTTATCAATGGTTAAACATACTAGAACACGATTGTTTTCTGTTTCTTTAAACAACAatcttttttagttttattttcctttttggttTGACTTTTATAATTCGAGAATTTTAGCACAATAATAATGTATGACACGTAAATATTACATCAAAATTGAGTTCTAAGGTATATATAGAACCATTATTATTAGACAAAATTTAAATTATTCTTCTTACATATTTGCTATATAAGTCAGCTATACTTTTAtcactttttaaatttaaatccaaaTTTAAGCTCAAAAACAAGAAATGATCATTAAAAGACCAAACAAACATATTTACCGgatgaattttaaataaaacacAATTAATAGTCTTAATATTGTCTACAGAGTAATTAATACATAgaacatatacataattacttaaattataatatcacataaaaatattataaatgaaAAAGTTTTGGAAGTCAATGCTAAGCTTTTACGGTACTTCTTTcctgaaaaaagagaaaataatgtaattattgaAATTTTTATTATATCTTTTTTCAGTTATTGCCATTAATTTAAACAAATCTTAACAAAATGTCGATAAACTAAATAACCATTGACATTTACTGGAGTATATCTGGAGCAGAGCTTAACCCCTAATTGTGTGTTAGCGTTTGCATTGGAAACAGAACCAAATAAGAGAAACGTGAGAAAGGTAAACAAATATTAAAAGCTTGCGTACGTGGACTGAATCAGTGAATATACCGACAGAGTAGCAGTCAGAATTAAATTGCCATTTGTCTGTATTTAATAGCACTAACAACTAGAGGTGTCCATGCATATTCGAAAACAGATTAAATCGACCGAACTGTATTATATTGAACCCATTTTCAGATTTCTTCTAAAGAAACTgtaaatttttatataaatttatcatCGTACcaataattagggtaggtttttttttcctgaaaataaatcaaaaaaaataccgaaccataccgaataaattttacatataaaaaatatatttatatagtaagtttaaaaataatagaaTTTTTTTTGGGGCTTGAAATTATGAAAACTGTTACGAGCCAACAAGTAATGAAATGCAAAATACTAATTcgtaaaacctattatgctacttctacttaaacttCATTAGCAAGATACAGTATTCTAGCGATTacgagtagcaaactacaatgtattgaatatgtttcctttcatataatttggaTTTATAGCAAGCTACAATGTATTAAATATCGACTTTATTGTTGAGTTCCAGCTTGGTTAATATAttttcactcgtgtgatttatattttttgccttttacgttgttgtagaataattgatggatctatactctagccatcttttattttttttaattcatcagtttaaacagtaaaaatgtctagagagttttgctaagttcTATAAAAAAacatatgttattgcattctacttctaccgGTGAATTTTACAtggtatttaaaaaaatataaaaaaaattaaccgaaccgtaccgataccgaagagaaaccgacatgattgggacggtgtcgaaaattctaattttggttatacataatagaataaccgaaaaattagtatggtacaaattttataaaataatcggctgaaccgaaccattgacaccccacCCCTACTAACAACCCTTCCTTAATTCTCGTTTTTGGCACATTTAATTCTCATTAATATTTTAAAACCTTTTTTTGGGGAACTTAttgatttgaaaattttgagaatctgactttaaattcttttaaagaaaattgtaacTTTCTTTACAAAATATAGCTCAACGATAATTATTGCAATAACTCAAAAATTCCAATTGTCCAACCAATAACACCAAACTTTGCATTGTCCACTACTAGTATACTCTTTTCGTTCTCATTTAATTGCCATGTCTTGATTTTCGAGAgtcaaattatataaattttaatcaatatataataaaaacaaataataatgttTTCGTATAGTtttcaaatatttatattataattttcaaatattaagataatttaatttaattttaaaaattagtcAAATTAACTATCAAGTAGCAAAACGTGACAAATGGGAATAGAGGAAGTAGGACTAGAGTAGTAGagtattatgttggaatttggacttatgcTAATTGGTTATAATTTGAAAGGATAGTGACGTGACTCAAGTGGTGAATAAATTAAAGGCCTAATATTAAATATTGTGTGTGTGGACAAGTGATGCCCAATAACTATTGGTCTGTGATGGGCATTTTTTATAAATAGAGGTCAACCCCCCATTCCCTTTCTATTTTAGAAAACTCTAACGTATTCTGCCAAGTTCTTCGGGCTGTGGGAGCAGGTAGCTAGTGAATTGTGAAAGTTGGTCTCAAGTTTAATTGTCGTTTGTTGTCGATGTTGAATTGATGGAATTGAACGGTACACTTTCTTAAACTCTAACTCAAAATTATGATTTTACATATGTATGATTGTggctttttcttttatatatatatatatataaagcgaATCACCCAAGTTTTCATCTCCTGTGGTGTTGGGGGGTTTGGCAAGACCCCTTCCTTGTCTATTATATAAACAAAAAGTGCACACCAAGGGGGGCGTAAACCTTACCTTATGAATACCTTTTTACATGAAGAGATGAAGAGACTATGGGCAAAAATGCATATTAGACCATTTCCTCTCACTATACACCGAATTAACTTacaaaaaattggatttttcatATCTAATTCTAAGCGATGGAACTTGCCACATATCCATGAAGAAGGGTCCTTTAACCGCTTTTGGAAACTGACTGAAGTTCGTATAGATGATGCAATCGTTTGATGTGGTGGCCTCTTTAGCGAACCAATCTTCCACTTGATTTGCTTCACGAAGGTAGTGGTTGGTCGTTGCGCTGCATCTTTCCAGATTATCCATTAAGTCTTCTGCCTCTTTTTTCAGTTTGTTATTGTCCAGATTCTTGGCTTGGTCCTAGAGTCTATTTCCACAATGAAGTTTGAGAGACCTTTGTTTTTGCACCAGTCACACCCAAATTTGATAGCTTTCAGTTCTGCCTCACTGCTGCTATTACAAAGGATAGGCATCGAGAATGCCATGACAAATCCTCCCTTTTCATCTCTAAGAATCCCTCCAATCCCTGCTTTTCCATTATAATTGTTAAAACTTCCATCTATGTTCAACTTCAATTTACCATGGGGAGGCATCCCCCATAACATACTCTTCCATATAGGGATAGGTTTCAGGTGCTCTATCATGTCGCAATTTTTGTGCCAGTGAGTATGGATTTTAATTGAAGGATATTTCCTGTTGATCGCAACATTAGTGTTCCAAATAATTTGTGACTTCATCTTGTACTGGACAAATTTCTTTCCTTCTCCGAACTTGCAAGAGGTATAGCTTTTCCATAATTCCCAGCAGATAGTAATAGGTAGAATGTGAAGGGCCATCTTATGGACCATATTCTTTGGTTTCCTCTGCCACTATTGAGTAAGGACACTACTAATGGAACCGGCTTGATGGCGGATTTCCAGAGGATTTTCAAAGAATTCCCATAAATATGTAGCGGCCTCACTATCAATGAAGACATGAAGCAATGAAGGATGTTACAACAGTTGCACCTTGATGCATGTTGATTGCCAAACTTCCTAATGGTGTCATCAAAAGGGAGTTTTTTCTGAATCATTCTCCAAACAAGGAATGATATTTTGAAGGAAATACAATCATGCCACACTTTGCCCACAAGGGGGCTCCTTTGCTTAATATCTCTAACCATGTGCAATGCCGATAAATTAGAGTAGTGCTTATTTTCAGTAAGAACCCAAATGGCCAGGTCGTTGTTATTCTGCTTCCCTCTAGAGATGCTGATGATATGGTGAACAATGTGATTGGGCAGAAGAAGCTATTCTAATTTGTGAATATTCCACTCATCATTCCTAAAAAAATAAGAAACTTGCACCTTACCTGATGTGTTAGTGTGATTGACCACTTTAGCAAGTGATCCTTTAACTGTCCAGTTATCCCACCAAAAACTGCAGTTTCCTGTGTTAATACTCCAAAAGGATATTCTTTTCTGCTTTGTCTCTGGCATAAAGGAGAGCTTTCTAGGAATGTGAGTTACCCGATGCAATAGCTTTATAGGTTGGGTGGGTTCTACTACAATACTTAGCTCGAAGGTCATCTGCCCATAAAGAAGGACAAGTTCTGAATCTCCACCATCTTTTGATGTTGCAAATTTCGTTGATGTATTCCATTCTTCTGATTCCAATACCACCTTCTTCCTTAAGGACACAAAGATTTTTCCAAGAGCTCCAGTGAAACTTATTCTTGTCGCCCGTGGACCCCCAAAGGAATCTTGATAAATGCTTTTCAATCAGATTAAGTGTAGATTTTGGAGGGCTCATGGCAGATAGGGTGTATAAGGGGAGGGATTGTAAAACATTCTTAATGGTGACCACTTTACCTCCATAGGATAATAATCTTCCTTGCCAACCACTGATCCTCTTAATAATCTTTGCAACCATCTCCTTAAAATAACAGATTTTCTTCCTCCCGACATATATAGGGCATCCCAGATAATTGAAAGGAATTGTTTGTCCATGAATCTAGTGGCATTTCTGATTCTAtttatcacacctcctttttccgcacccgcggggcgcaggggagtttttttcaattaaaggacaatcgaaacgggattggtttatttatttcagagtcgccacttgggagatttagggtgtcccaagtcaccaatttaatcccgaatcgaggaaaagaatgaccctgtattacagtctgcgaaccagaaatccggataaggaattctgttaacccgggagaaggtgttaggcattcccgagttccgtggttctagcacggtcgctcaactattatattcggcttgattatctgattttatacaaatat
Above is a window of Nicotiana tabacum cultivar K326 chromosome 8, ASM71507v2, whole genome shotgun sequence DNA encoding:
- the LOC107764376 gene encoding reticulon-like protein B8 — encoded protein: MPEGITAENLLNNIVESLSDGGPKHKSASFFQEEGASSVSTQFNRLFGRQKPIHHCLGGGKSADVLLWRNKKISAGVLVSATAIWVLFEWLNYNFLSLLCFALSIGMVAQFLWKNASGVINRSQSKAPRLVLPNDLFINIATAIGTEINHGLVFLQDVACGGDLKQFLLVVVSLWAAGIIGSWCNFLTVLYIGFIAAHTLPVLYERYEDEVDGFVYNALEQLRGHYKKLDSGVLSKIPRGNFRGKKLD